The Xanthobacter flavus genome includes a window with the following:
- a CDS encoding Rne/Rng family ribonuclease: protein MANKMLIDATHPEETRVVVVRGNRVEEFDYESASRKQLRGNIYLAKVTRVEPSLQAAFIEYGGNRHGFLAFSEIHPDYYQIPVADRLALIEEEERAARLAEDEADLKDRRRERSRAKRSQPDQSISAAAETVEAVAFEAGEAVDPAEPAGDTATASVAEFGSETLAEAVSAPSEFHVEPMSALVAPAEAVEAAAAVAEAAIDAPLGTPLPAPQEQAPDEEEAARRREAAEGESVSAPILEGGAVVRDAAPAGDDEAGETEAGDDDEEDDVAESDEDEHDHPDRDEDDEEAEETSEDKAPEEVSARETRYEDGQRSRRHRGRRNDRKRDKDEDDDEDDSDVDQIDEEEEIEHLGADDDALEEVPERAPQRRARSYKIQEVIRRRQVMLVQVVKEERGNKGAALTTYLSLAGRYSVLMPNTARGGGISRKITNAVDRKRLKEVVQDLEVPEGMGIILRTAGANRTKTEIKRDFEYLLRLWETVREMTLSSSAPSLVYEEGSLIKRAIRDLYNKDIDDIHVAGEEGFREARDFMRMLMPSHTKSVMPYREPQPIFARYGVEQQLDAMFSPVVQLKSGGYIVINPTEALVSIDVNSGRATREHHIEDTALKTNLEASEEIARQLRLRDLAGLIVIDFIDMEEKRNNRAVERKLKDCLKNDRARIQIGRISHFGLLEMSRQRIRTGVLESSIEVCPHCGGTGHVRSAASVSLQLLRAMEEQLLRSQTHNLIARTRTEVALYVLNQKRAHLRELEERFSVTLSVAADESVTGHQPFIIEKGDLAAPAPAAPRPSSVVQPDSILPDEDFIEEDEEEIVEEAETEAEAEASEGNGERSDDAGRKRRRRRRRRRGEREEGREGAEGSEGEEEDDASADTAEAQDGTADGQRDENARDEDEHDDEERGEDERADGERGDDENGDRRRRRRGRRGGRRNRRERDDEAPLSADGDAEGSEESDEDQPPAAEAPAAIAEPTDATPAFAEAPSEPKAEAAAAPAAVAAPEPIAEAESPEAARRRRRSTVREKAPIILTDSGVAAPVAETPAEPAAPAAVAEASPAPEPEAAPAAAEPVPAPEAPAAPAESSEPPAKPRSGWWQRKLFGG, encoded by the coding sequence ATGGCCAACAAGATGCTCATCGATGCGACCCACCCGGAGGAGACCCGGGTCGTGGTCGTGCGCGGGAACCGGGTCGAAGAGTTCGACTATGAGTCCGCATCCCGCAAGCAGTTGCGGGGCAATATCTATCTCGCCAAGGTGACGCGCGTGGAGCCGTCTCTCCAGGCGGCCTTCATCGAATACGGCGGCAACCGCCACGGCTTCCTCGCCTTCAGCGAGATCCACCCCGACTATTACCAGATCCCGGTCGCCGACCGCCTCGCCCTGATCGAGGAAGAGGAGCGCGCCGCGCGTCTGGCCGAGGACGAGGCCGACCTCAAGGATCGCCGTCGCGAGCGCAGCCGCGCCAAGCGGTCCCAGCCCGACCAGAGCATCAGCGCCGCTGCCGAGACGGTGGAGGCGGTCGCGTTCGAGGCCGGCGAGGCCGTTGACCCGGCCGAGCCCGCCGGGGATACCGCTACCGCTTCGGTCGCCGAGTTCGGTTCCGAGACGCTGGCCGAGGCCGTGTCGGCTCCGTCCGAGTTCCATGTCGAGCCGATGAGCGCCCTGGTCGCCCCCGCCGAGGCGGTGGAAGCGGCTGCCGCCGTGGCCGAGGCCGCCATCGACGCGCCCCTCGGCACCCCCCTGCCCGCTCCCCAGGAACAGGCGCCAGACGAGGAAGAAGCCGCGCGCCGCCGCGAGGCCGCCGAGGGCGAGAGCGTTTCCGCGCCGATCCTTGAGGGTGGCGCTGTCGTGCGCGACGCGGCGCCCGCCGGCGATGACGAGGCCGGTGAGACGGAAGCCGGTGACGACGACGAGGAAGACGACGTCGCCGAGAGCGACGAGGACGAGCACGACCACCCGGATCGGGACGAGGACGACGAGGAAGCCGAGGAGACCTCGGAAGACAAGGCGCCCGAGGAGGTTTCCGCTCGCGAGACGCGCTATGAGGATGGGCAGCGCTCCCGTCGCCATCGCGGCCGCCGGAACGACCGCAAGCGCGACAAGGACGAGGACGACGACGAGGACGACAGCGATGTCGACCAGATCGACGAGGAAGAGGAAATCGAGCACCTCGGCGCCGACGACGACGCCCTCGAGGAGGTGCCGGAGCGCGCGCCGCAGCGCCGCGCCCGCAGCTACAAGATCCAGGAAGTCATCCGCCGCCGTCAGGTGATGCTGGTCCAGGTGGTCAAGGAAGAGCGCGGCAACAAGGGCGCGGCGCTGACCACCTACCTCTCCCTCGCCGGCCGCTATTCCGTGCTGATGCCCAACACCGCGCGTGGCGGCGGTATCTCCCGCAAGATCACCAATGCGGTCGACCGCAAGCGCCTGAAAGAAGTGGTGCAGGACCTGGAGGTGCCGGAAGGGATGGGCATCATCCTGCGCACCGCAGGCGCCAACCGCACCAAGACCGAGATCAAGCGCGACTTCGAATATCTCCTGCGGCTGTGGGAGACGGTGCGGGAGATGACCCTCTCGTCCTCCGCGCCGAGCCTCGTCTATGAGGAAGGTTCGCTCATCAAGCGCGCCATCCGGGACCTCTACAACAAGGACATCGACGACATTCACGTCGCCGGCGAGGAGGGCTTCCGCGAGGCGCGCGACTTCATGCGCATGCTCATGCCGAGCCACACGAAGTCGGTGATGCCCTACCGCGAGCCGCAGCCCATCTTCGCCCGCTACGGCGTGGAGCAGCAGCTCGATGCCATGTTCTCCCCCGTGGTGCAGTTGAAGAGCGGTGGCTACATCGTCATCAACCCCACCGAGGCGCTCGTCTCCATCGACGTGAACTCGGGCCGGGCGACCCGCGAGCACCATATCGAGGACACCGCCCTCAAGACGAACCTCGAGGCATCCGAGGAAATCGCCCGACAGTTGCGCCTGCGCGACCTTGCCGGCCTCATCGTGATCGATTTCATCGACATGGAGGAGAAGCGCAACAACCGGGCGGTGGAGCGCAAGCTCAAGGATTGCCTCAAGAACGACCGTGCCCGCATCCAGATCGGCCGCATCTCGCATTTCGGCCTCCTGGAGATGTCGCGCCAGCGCATCCGCACCGGCGTGCTGGAAAGCTCCATCGAGGTCTGCCCGCACTGCGGCGGCACCGGGCACGTGCGCTCGGCGGCCTCCGTCTCGCTCCAGCTGCTGCGCGCAATGGAGGAGCAGCTGCTGCGCTCGCAGACGCACAATCTCATCGCCCGCACCCGCACCGAGGTGGCGCTCTACGTGCTCAACCAGAAGCGCGCCCATCTGCGCGAGCTGGAAGAGCGCTTCAGCGTGACCCTCTCCGTCGCGGCGGACGAGAGCGTGACCGGCCACCAGCCCTTCATCATCGAGAAGGGCGATCTCGCCGCCCCCGCCCCCGCTGCGCCGCGGCCGAGCTCTGTGGTGCAGCCTGATTCCATCCTCCCCGACGAAGACTTCATCGAGGAGGATGAGGAGGAGATCGTCGAGGAAGCCGAGACCGAGGCCGAGGCCGAGGCCTCCGAAGGCAATGGCGAGCGGTCCGACGATGCCGGCCGCAAGCGCCGCCGCCGCCGCCGCCGGCGGCGGGGTGAGCGCGAGGAAGGTCGCGAAGGCGCCGAGGGTTCCGAGGGCGAGGAGGAGGATGACGCCTCCGCCGATACCGCCGAAGCCCAGGACGGCACCGCCGATGGTCAGCGCGATGAGAACGCCCGCGACGAAGACGAGCACGACGACGAGGAGCGCGGCGAGGATGAACGCGCCGATGGCGAACGTGGTGACGACGAGAACGGCGACCGCCGTCGCCGTCGCCGGGGTCGCCGCGGCGGCCGTCGCAATCGCCGCGAGCGGGACGACGAGGCGCCGCTGAGCGCGGACGGCGACGCCGAAGGCTCCGAGGAGAGCGACGAGGATCAGCCCCCCGCGGCGGAAGCTCCCGCAGCAATTGCCGAGCCCACCGACGCCACGCCGGCTTTCGCCGAGGCCCCTTCGGAGCCCAAGGCCGAGGCCGCAGCAGCGCCTGCCGCCGTGGCCGCTCCCGAGCCGATCGCCGAGGCGGAAAGCCCCGAGGCCGCCCGTCGGCGCCGGCGCTCCACCGTGCGCGAAAAGGCTCCGATCATCCTGACGGACAGCGGCGTCGCCGCCCCGGTGGCGGAAACGCCGGCCGAGCCCGCGGCGCCCGCTGCTGTTGCGGAGGCCTCCCCTGCGCCCGAGCCCGAGGCTGCCCCCGCTGCTGCAGAGCCCGTCCCCGCGCCGGAAGCACCCGCCGCGCCGGCCGAATCCAGCGAGCCCCCTGCCAAGCCCCGCTCGGGCTGGTGGCAGCGCAAGCTGTTCGGTGGCTGA
- a CDS encoding N-acetylmuramoyl-L-alanine amidase, with protein MVLFTFVALFNGAARAEGEGQALAREVRLAGDAKRTRLIVDLDRAPAFRAFTLANPPRVILDLSDVTFALKPDGSQMRRGLVSAYRFGVFAPGKARMVLEATGPVAIDKAFVLDAVDDQPARLVVDLVKADPDTFARSIATEAEQRTALPAAPVALPPPGDSRPVIVIDPGHGGIDSGTSGYSAFVEKTIVLETALALRDRLEKAGGYRVVLTRTTDTFVPLADRVAVARANRADLFISIHADALARGDGRARGASVYTLSETASDTESAHLADKENKADLIAGVDLSEETDEVAGILVDLAYRETRNFSALFARSLVGSMKSSIRMHGTPLKSAGFRVLRAHDVPSVLVELGYMSSPDDLKQLTSEAGRDRMADAIAAGVTQFFDRRGAPAPAR; from the coding sequence TTGGTCCTGTTCACTTTTGTGGCGCTCTTCAATGGTGCCGCGCGCGCCGAGGGGGAGGGGCAGGCGCTGGCGCGGGAGGTGCGGCTGGCCGGCGATGCCAAGCGCACGCGGCTCATCGTCGATCTCGATCGCGCCCCTGCTTTCCGGGCTTTCACCCTCGCCAACCCGCCCCGGGTGATTCTCGACCTTTCCGACGTGACGTTCGCCCTGAAGCCGGACGGCAGCCAGATGCGGCGCGGGCTGGTGAGCGCCTACCGATTCGGCGTCTTCGCGCCGGGCAAGGCGCGGATGGTGCTGGAGGCGACAGGCCCCGTCGCCATCGATAAGGCGTTCGTGCTCGATGCCGTGGACGATCAGCCGGCCCGGCTCGTGGTGGATCTGGTGAAGGCTGATCCTGATACCTTTGCCCGCTCTATCGCCACCGAGGCAGAGCAGCGCACCGCTCTACCGGCAGCCCCGGTAGCTCTCCCGCCGCCCGGCGATAGCCGCCCGGTCATCGTGATCGATCCTGGACATGGCGGCATCGATTCCGGTACGTCCGGCTATTCGGCCTTCGTCGAGAAGACCATCGTGCTGGAGACCGCTCTCGCGCTGCGTGACCGGCTGGAGAAGGCGGGTGGCTATCGCGTGGTCCTCACGCGCACGACCGACACCTTCGTCCCGCTCGCCGACCGGGTGGCCGTCGCCCGCGCCAACCGGGCCGACCTGTTCATCTCCATCCATGCCGATGCGCTGGCGCGGGGAGATGGCAGGGCGCGGGGTGCCAGCGTCTACACCTTGTCCGAGACGGCAAGCGATACCGAGTCCGCCCATCTGGCGGACAAGGAGAACAAGGCGGACCTCATCGCCGGTGTCGATCTATCCGAAGAAACGGACGAGGTGGCCGGCATCCTCGTGGATCTCGCCTACAGGGAGACGCGCAATTTCTCAGCCCTGTTCGCCCGCAGCCTGGTCGGCAGCATGAAGAGTTCAATCCGCATGCACGGCACGCCGCTGAAGTCCGCCGGCTTCCGGGTGCTTCGCGCCCACGACGTACCGTCCGTGCTGGTGGAGCTTGGCTACATGTCGAGCCCGGACGACCTCAAGCAGCTCACCTCCGAGGCCGGTCGCGACCGCATGGCCGATGCCATCGCGGCGGGTGTCACGCAGTTCTTCGACCGGCGGGGCGCGCCCGCCCCCGCTCGCTAG
- a CDS encoding sialic acid TRAP transporter substrate-binding protein SiaP: protein MIDRRRGLAAALALPLAFAAAFTFAAPASAQTKLKWAHVYEPSEPFHTASVWAAGEIAKRTNGRYQIDVYPSSQLGKESDINQGLTLGTVDMIISGSSFAGKAYPPIGVTYYPYTFRDANHLLAYAKSDVFKDLAKGYEDKTGNHIVAVTYYGVRQSTSNKPFKSCAEMKGLKIRVPDAPAYLAMPKACGANITPIAFAEVYLALQNGTVDAQENPLTTIEAKKFYEVQKNIVLTGHIVDHLNTIISANLWKKLSPEDQKIFTEVTQEAAAKATAEVAQREKELLDIFKQKGLTVVEVDTDDFRNTVMKNITFESFGYRKADWDRIQAIKSNM, encoded by the coding sequence ATGATCGACCGTCGTCGTGGCCTAGCGGCCGCGCTCGCCCTGCCGCTCGCCTTCGCGGCTGCATTTACCTTCGCCGCGCCGGCCAGCGCCCAGACCAAGCTCAAGTGGGCGCATGTCTACGAGCCGTCCGAGCCGTTCCACACCGCCTCCGTCTGGGCCGCGGGTGAGATCGCCAAGCGCACCAATGGCCGCTACCAGATCGATGTCTATCCCTCCTCGCAGCTGGGCAAGGAGAGCGATATCAACCAGGGCCTGACGCTCGGCACGGTGGACATGATCATCTCCGGCTCGAGCTTCGCCGGAAAGGCCTATCCGCCCATCGGCGTCACCTATTATCCCTATACCTTCCGGGATGCGAACCATCTGCTGGCCTATGCCAAGAGCGATGTCTTCAAGGATCTCGCCAAGGGCTACGAGGACAAGACCGGCAACCACATCGTCGCCGTCACCTATTACGGCGTGCGCCAGTCCACCTCGAACAAGCCGTTCAAGTCCTGCGCCGAGATGAAGGGCCTCAAGATCCGCGTGCCGGATGCCCCGGCCTATCTCGCCATGCCCAAGGCCTGCGGCGCCAACATCACCCCGATCGCCTTCGCCGAGGTCTATCTCGCCCTCCAGAACGGCACGGTGGATGCGCAGGAAAATCCGCTCACCACCATCGAGGCGAAGAAATTCTACGAGGTCCAGAAGAACATCGTGCTGACGGGCCACATCGTGGACCATCTCAACACGATCATCTCCGCCAACCTTTGGAAGAAGCTCTCGCCAGAGGATCAGAAGATCTTCACCGAGGTCACCCAGGAGGCCGCCGCCAAGGCCACGGCCGAGGTGGCGCAGCGGGAGAAGGAACTGCTCGACATCTTCAAGCAGAAGGGCCTGACCGTGGTGGAGGTGGACACGGACGACTTCCGCAACACCGTGATGAAGAACATCACCTTCGAGAGCTTCGGCTATCGCAAGGCCGACTGGGACCGCATCCAGGCCATCAAGAGCAATATGTGA
- a CDS encoding TRAP transporter small permease: MAQEVHTRVTGEELAHTFEQQEEVDLSGYAFEDWITLAIFWIMAGLVFTQFFTRYVLNDSFSWTEELATYCLVAVVFIGAAMCVRLSRHIQVDLIYRFIPEPAGRVLSLFVDLVRTGFIAYGVWLMVRYIALVGDEPMVMVDAPKSVVYYAVLFGFVMMLIRSVQVAVGNIRRGYSVLERPEAFEGTYDHKGD; this comes from the coding sequence ATGGCTCAGGAAGTCCACACCCGCGTTACCGGCGAGGAACTCGCCCATACGTTCGAGCAGCAGGAGGAGGTGGACCTTTCCGGCTACGCCTTCGAAGACTGGATCACCCTCGCCATCTTCTGGATCATGGCCGGGCTGGTGTTCACCCAGTTCTTCACCCGCTACGTGCTCAACGACAGTTTCTCCTGGACCGAGGAATTGGCCACCTATTGCCTCGTGGCGGTGGTGTTCATCGGCGCGGCCATGTGCGTGCGGCTCTCGCGGCACATCCAGGTGGACCTCATCTACCGCTTCATCCCGGAGCCGGCGGGACGGGTGCTGTCGCTGTTCGTGGACCTCGTGCGCACCGGCTTCATCGCCTACGGCGTGTGGCTGATGGTGCGCTACATCGCGCTCGTGGGCGACGAGCCCATGGTGATGGTCGATGCGCCCAAGAGCGTCGTCTACTACGCGGTCCTGTTCGGCTTCGTGATGATGCTCATCCGCTCGGTCCAGGTGGCCGTCGGCAACATCCGCCGCGGCTACAGCGTGCTTGAACGCCCCGAGGCGTTCGAAGGCACCTACGATCACAAGGGGGACTGA
- a CDS encoding TRAP transporter large permease → MWLLIGGFLVLMLCGVPVAIAMAGASLVYILVSGTVPDVVIAQRMIAGVESFPLLAVPFFILAGNLMNIAGVTGRIYAFAVSLVGWMRGGLGQVNIIGSVIFSGMSGTAIADAAGLGTIEIKAMKDHGYSTEFAVGVTAASATLGPIIPPSLPFVIYGMLANVSIGALFLGGVVPGVVMTLLMMGTVAYFARRNGWGSDAAFNWRQLLSASVEVVIVLAFPAAVYVMIALGLSTNQAVLIALAVLVALDWYFDFSAVMALMTPVILIGGMTLGWFTPTEAAVAAVIWSLFLGLVRYRSMTLKTLAKATFDTIETTASVLFIVTAASIFAWLLTASQAAQMLSDAILGFTQNKWVFLALANLLILFVGCFIDTIAAITILVPILLPIVLKLGIDPIHFGLIMTLNLMIGLLHPPLGMVLFVLARVAKLSVERTTIAILPWLVPLMIALLAITYIPGLTLWLPHAMGLGR, encoded by the coding sequence ATGTGGCTGCTCATCGGCGGGTTCCTCGTCCTGATGCTCTGCGGCGTGCCGGTGGCCATCGCCATGGCCGGGGCATCGCTGGTTTACATCCTCGTTTCCGGAACGGTGCCGGACGTTGTCATCGCCCAGCGTATGATCGCCGGCGTGGAGAGCTTCCCGCTGCTGGCGGTGCCGTTCTTCATCCTGGCCGGCAATCTCATGAACATCGCCGGCGTCACCGGGCGCATCTATGCCTTCGCGGTATCGCTGGTGGGCTGGATGCGGGGCGGGCTGGGGCAGGTGAACATCATCGGCTCGGTGATCTTCTCCGGCATGTCCGGCACCGCCATCGCGGACGCGGCCGGGCTCGGCACCATCGAGATCAAGGCCATGAAGGATCATGGCTATTCCACCGAGTTCGCGGTCGGCGTCACCGCCGCCTCGGCGACGCTGGGGCCGATCATTCCGCCGAGCCTGCCGTTCGTCATCTACGGGATGCTGGCCAACGTCTCCATCGGCGCGCTCTTCCTCGGCGGCGTGGTGCCCGGGGTGGTGATGACGCTGCTGATGATGGGGACGGTGGCCTATTTCGCCCGCCGCAACGGCTGGGGCTCGGATGCCGCGTTCAACTGGAGGCAACTGCTCTCGGCCAGCGTCGAGGTGGTGATCGTGCTGGCATTCCCGGCGGCGGTCTATGTGATGATCGCCCTCGGGCTCTCCACCAACCAGGCCGTGCTCATCGCGCTCGCGGTGCTCGTGGCGCTCGACTGGTACTTCGACTTTTCCGCCGTCATGGCGCTGATGACGCCGGTGATCCTCATCGGCGGCATGACGCTCGGCTGGTTCACGCCCACCGAGGCGGCGGTCGCGGCGGTGATCTGGTCGCTCTTCCTCGGCCTCGTGCGCTACCGCTCCATGACGCTGAAGACGCTGGCGAAGGCGACCTTCGACACCATCGAGACGACGGCTTCGGTGCTGTTCATCGTCACCGCGGCGTCCATCTTCGCGTGGCTGCTCACCGCCAGTCAGGCGGCGCAGATGCTCTCCGACGCCATCCTCGGCTTCACCCAGAACAAATGGGTGTTTCTGGCGCTCGCCAACCTGCTGATCCTGTTCGTGGGCTGCTTCATCGACACCATCGCGGCCATCACGATTCTCGTGCCCATCCTCTTGCCCATCGTGCTCAAGCTCGGCATCGACCCGATCCATTTCGGGCTCATCATGACGCTGAACCTGATGATCGGGCTGCTGCACCCGCCGCTGGGCATGGTGCTGTTCGTGCTGGCGCGGGTGGCGAAGCTCTCGGTGGAGCGCACCACCATCGCCATCCTGCCCTGGCTGGTGCCGCTGATGATCGCGCTTCTCGCGATCACCTACATCCCCGGCCTTACCCTCTGGCTGCCACACGCCATGGGGCTGGGCCGCTGA
- a CDS encoding DUF983 domain-containing protein yields MNEQHWPHLSPLSTGVRGRCPRCGEGHLFNGFLTIAPACEVCGLDYSFADPADGPAFFVMCFACVPAVLFAIWLEVAYQAPYWVHLVTTLPLLLLTCIPPLRPLKGWLVASQYYYKAEEGRRVITPSAPEGRTGA; encoded by the coding sequence ATGAACGAACAGCATTGGCCGCATCTCTCGCCCCTGTCCACGGGCGTGCGAGGCCGCTGCCCCCGCTGCGGCGAGGGCCACCTTTTCAATGGCTTCCTGACCATTGCCCCGGCCTGCGAGGTCTGCGGCCTCGACTATTCCTTCGCCGATCCGGCGGACGGGCCGGCCTTCTTCGTCATGTGCTTCGCCTGCGTGCCGGCGGTGCTGTTCGCGATCTGGCTGGAGGTGGCCTATCAGGCACCCTACTGGGTTCACCTCGTGACCACGCTGCCGCTCTTGCTACTCACCTGCATACCACCCCTCCGACCGTTGAAGGGGTGGCTGGTGGCGAGCCAGTATTATTACAAGGCCGAGGAAGGCCGCCGCGTCATCACCCCGTCCGCCCCCGAGGGACGGACGGGCGCCTGA
- the crtY gene encoding lycopene beta-cyclase CrtY, which yields MDIVFVGAGLANCLLAARIAQRRGRVRMLLLEAGESVGGNHSWSYHSSDFERMQHAFLSPFRAHVWMGNDVHFPAYSRILKGHYGTVTSERLSQVMHERLHTSIRLNARVAHVAADHVVLAGGERIDAGAVIDGRGQVPSRHLDLGFQKFIGQEVQLARPHGLARPIIMDARVEQIDGYRFVYVLPLDPQTLLIEDTYYSDGPELPADTLRRRVKAYAAAQGWEIEHVVREEEGVLPIALGGDIGAFLAEAPPGVARVGLRAALFHPTTGYSLPDAMELADLVSELPDLSGPALSAFVRDYARKRWDSRGFFRLLNRMLFRAAAPDRRYAILERFYRLPEDLIARFYGDRLTFKDKARILTGRPPVSVLKAISCLPETKAATGS from the coding sequence ATGGATATCGTTTTCGTCGGTGCCGGGCTCGCCAACTGCCTGCTCGCCGCCCGCATCGCCCAGCGTCGCGGCCGGGTCCGCATGCTTCTGCTGGAGGCGGGCGAGAGCGTCGGCGGCAACCACAGCTGGTCGTACCATTCCAGCGATTTCGAGCGCATGCAGCATGCCTTCCTCAGCCCGTTCCGCGCCCATGTGTGGATGGGGAACGACGTGCATTTCCCCGCCTACTCCCGCATCCTCAAGGGCCACTACGGCACCGTCACGTCCGAGCGCCTGTCGCAGGTGATGCACGAGCGGCTGCACACCTCCATCCGCCTGAACGCCAGGGTCGCCCATGTGGCGGCGGACCACGTCGTTCTCGCCGGCGGAGAGCGGATCGACGCGGGAGCGGTGATCGACGGGCGGGGGCAGGTGCCGTCCCGGCATCTCGACCTCGGGTTCCAGAAATTCATCGGCCAGGAGGTGCAGCTTGCCCGGCCACACGGCCTCGCCCGGCCCATCATCATGGATGCGCGGGTGGAGCAGATCGATGGCTATCGCTTCGTCTACGTGCTGCCGCTCGATCCGCAGACGCTGCTGATCGAGGATACCTATTATTCCGACGGTCCCGAGCTGCCGGCCGACACCTTGCGGCGCCGCGTCAAGGCCTATGCCGCCGCGCAGGGCTGGGAGATCGAGCATGTGGTGCGCGAGGAGGAGGGCGTCCTGCCCATCGCTCTAGGCGGGGACATCGGTGCCTTTCTGGCCGAGGCGCCGCCCGGGGTGGCGCGCGTCGGGCTGCGCGCCGCGCTGTTCCACCCCACCACGGGCTATTCCCTGCCGGATGCGATGGAACTCGCCGACCTCGTGAGCGAGCTGCCGGACCTCTCCGGCCCGGCCCTTTCCGCCTTCGTGCGCGACTATGCGCGCAAGCGGTGGGACAGCCGCGGTTTTTTCCGGCTGCTCAACAGGATGCTGTTCCGCGCCGCCGCGCCGGATCGCCGCTATGCCATCCTTGAGCGCTTTTATCGCTTGCCCGAAGACCTGATCGCGCGCTTTTACGGGGATCGCCTGACCTTCAAGGACAAGGCACGCATCCTCACGGGCCGCCCACCCGTATCGGTGCTGAAGGCCATTTCCTGCCTGCCCGAGACGAAAGCCGCCACCGGTTCCTGA
- a CDS encoding phytoene desaturase codes for MMLDATTSPRRAAVIGSGFGGLALAIRLQAAGIATTVFEQRDKPGGRAYVYEDKGFTFDGGPTVITDPSCLEEVYEAAGRRLSDYVDLMPVSPFYRLLWSDGRQFDYLNDQAALDAQIAAFNPADVEGYRRFFAYSKAVFEEGYLKLGAVPFLSFSDMMKAGPQLAKLQAWRSVYSMVSSFIKDEHLREAFSFHSLLVGGNPFSTSSIYALIHALERKWGVFFPRGGTGALVRGMVKLFTDLGGTIHLSAKVDEIVVEGDRATGVRVGGEMRPFDLVASNADVVHTYAHLMRNSARGKAEGAKLAKKRHSMSLFVIYFGANRTWDHLQHHTVLFGPRYRGLVNEIFSGPDLPEDFSLYLHAPTVTDKSLAPEGSTAFYVLSPVPHLGKAEIDWEVEGPKYRDRILGHLEQRLLPGLKESLVTTRILTPFGFRDELSAHLGSAFSVEPILTQSAWFRPHNRDDKIGNLYFAGAGTHPGAGVPGVVGSAKATAGLILEDLGIATRSPA; via the coding sequence ATGATGCTTGATGCCACCACGTCCCCCCGCCGCGCCGCCGTCATCGGGTCCGGCTTCGGCGGTCTCGCCCTTGCCATCCGCCTGCAGGCCGCCGGCATCGCCACCACCGTCTTCGAGCAGCGGGACAAGCCCGGCGGCCGGGCCTATGTCTATGAGGACAAGGGCTTCACCTTCGATGGTGGCCCAACTGTCATCACCGACCCGTCCTGCCTCGAAGAGGTCTACGAGGCCGCGGGCCGGCGCCTCTCCGACTACGTGGACCTGATGCCGGTCTCGCCCTTCTACCGCCTCTTGTGGTCGGACGGCCGGCAGTTCGATTACCTGAACGATCAGGCGGCCCTCGATGCCCAGATCGCCGCCTTCAACCCGGCGGACGTGGAAGGCTACCGGCGCTTCTTCGCTTATTCCAAGGCGGTGTTCGAGGAGGGCTACCTCAAGCTCGGCGCCGTGCCGTTCCTGAGTTTCTCGGACATGATGAAGGCCGGCCCGCAGCTGGCGAAGCTCCAGGCGTGGCGCTCGGTCTATTCCATGGTGTCGAGCTTCATCAAGGACGAGCACCTGCGGGAAGCCTTCTCCTTCCACTCGCTGCTGGTGGGCGGAAACCCCTTCTCCACCTCGTCCATCTACGCCCTCATCCATGCGCTGGAGCGCAAATGGGGCGTGTTCTTCCCCCGCGGCGGCACCGGCGCGCTGGTGCGCGGTATGGTGAAGCTGTTCACCGATCTCGGCGGCACGATCCACCTCTCGGCCAAGGTGGACGAGATCGTGGTCGAGGGCGACCGGGCGACCGGCGTGCGCGTCGGCGGCGAAATGCGCCCGTTCGATCTCGTCGCCTCCAACGCGGACGTGGTGCACACCTACGCCCACCTCATGCGCAACAGCGCGCGCGGGAAGGCGGAGGGGGCCAAGCTCGCGAAGAAGCGGCATTCCATGTCGCTGTTCGTCATCTATTTCGGCGCCAACCGCACATGGGATCATCTGCAGCACCACACGGTGCTGTTCGGCCCGCGCTACCGGGGCCTCGTGAACGAGATCTTCAGCGGCCCGGATCTGCCGGAGGATTTCTCCCTCTATCTCCACGCGCCGACCGTGACCGACAAATCGCTGGCGCCCGAGGGCTCCACCGCCTTCTACGTGCTCTCCCCCGTGCCGCACCTCGGCAAGGCTGAGATCGACTGGGAGGTGGAGGGGCCGAAGTATCGCGACCGCATCCTCGGCCATCTCGAGCAGCGCCTGCTGCCGGGGCTGAAAGAGAGCCTCGTGACCACGCGCATCCTCACCCCCTTCGGCTTCCGGGACGAGCTTTCGGCCCATCTCGGTTCGGCCTTCTCGGTGGAGCCGATCCTCACCCAGTCGGCGTGGTTCCGGCCGCACAATCGCGACGACAAGATCGGTAACCTCTATTTCGCCGGCGCCGGCACCCATCCGGGCGCGGGCGTTCCGGGGGTGGTGGGCTCGGCCAAGGCGACGGCTGGCCTCATCCTCGAAGACCTCGGCATCGCCACCCGGTCCCCCGCATGA